The genomic segment ATCGGGGTGCCGTTCCTCGTGACGCTCGTCCGCAGGAAGGCGGTGGCCGCGTGAGTACGGTCGCGTCGGCCCGGGTCCGGCCCGCCGGGTACGCGGTGCTGCGGGTGCGCCGCGCCGCCTTCCTCGTGCATCGGAGGGCCACCGCGGTCGGGGCCGTGCTCACCGTGCTGCTCGCGGCGGGCTGTCTCGCGTACCTCTGTGTCGGAGAGTCCTTCGTCCACCCCGTCGAGGCCCTGAAGGTCGTCCTCGGGCAGCCCTCCCCCGACGAGCTGGTCGTCGGCACGCTCCGCGAACCCCGCATGGTGGTGGGCCTGTTGGTCGGCGCCGCGTTCGGGGTGGCGGGCGCGCTCATCCAGACCGTCGCCCGCAACCCCCTCGCCAGCCCCGACATCATCGGCATCAGCCACGGCGCGAGCGCGCTGACCGTCGGCGCGCTGACCCTCGGCGTCACCTCGTACACCGTCCTGCCCTACCTGTCCGTGCTCGGCGGGATCACCGCGGCCGCCCTCGTGTACGTCTTCGCGTGGCGCGGCGGACTGCACGCCGCCCGCTTCGTCCTCATCGGCATCGGCTTCGCCGTCGCCCTGCGCTCCGTGACGACGCTGTTCATGACCAAGGGCGACTACCTCGTCGCCCAGCAGGCGCAGATCTGGATGACGGGCTCCCTCAACGGCCGCGGCTGGGCCGAGGCGAACCCGCTCGCCCTGACCCTGCTCGTCCTGCTGCCCTTCGTCCTGTGGGCGGCCCGCGCCCAGCGCGCGGTCGGCCTGGACGACGACACGACGACGGCCCTCGGGACGCGCCTCGGCCACGTACGCCTCGGGCTCGTCCTCCTCGGCGTCGTCCTCGCCTCGGTGGCGACCGGCGCCGCGGGCCCCGTGGACTTCGTGGCGCTCCTCGCCCCGCAGACCGCCCGCAGGCTGACCCGCACCGCGCAGCTCCCCCTGCTGTGCTCGGCGCTGCTCGGCGCCCTCATCGTCGTCCTCGCCGACCTCCTCGCCCGGCGGCTCTTCTCCCCCACCGAGCTGCCCGTCGGCGTCCTCACCGCGGCCGTCGGAGCGCCCTGTCTGATCTGGCTCATCGTCCGCAGCCGAACCGTCCGCCCTGGAGGCACGCCGTGACCGCCGCCCGACTGACGGCCCGCGAACTGACCCTCGCCTACGAGGACCGCACGGTCGTCGAGAACCTCGACCTCACCGTCCCCGACGGAAAGGTCACCGTGATCGTCGGCCCCAACGCCTGCGGCAAGTCCACGACCCTGCGGGCCCTCGGCCGGCTTCTCAAGCCGCGGAGCGGCGCCGTCCTCCTCGACGGCGCGTCCCTCGCCACGCTCCCCACCAAGAAGATCGCCCAGCAGATCGGGCTGCTCCCGCAGACACCCGTCGCACCCGAGGCGATCACCGTCGCCGACCTCGTGGCGCGCGGCCGCCAGCCGCACCAGCGCTGGTGGCAGCAGTGGTCGGACGCGGACGAGAAGGCGGTGACGGAGGCGATGGAACGCACCGACGTCGTCCCGCTCGCCGAGCGGCCCGTCGACGAGCTGTCGGGCGGCCAGCGCCAGCGCGTGTGGATCGCGATGGCCCTCGCCCAGGACACCGGCCTGCTCCTCCTCG from the Streptomyces venezuelae genome contains:
- a CDS encoding FecCD family ABC transporter permease; translated protein: MSTVASARVRPAGYAVLRVRRAAFLVHRRATAVGAVLTVLLAAGCLAYLCVGESFVHPVEALKVVLGQPSPDELVVGTLREPRMVVGLLVGAAFGVAGALIQTVARNPLASPDIIGISHGASALTVGALTLGVTSYTVLPYLSVLGGITAAALVYVFAWRGGLHAARFVLIGIGFAVALRSVTTLFMTKGDYLVAQQAQIWMTGSLNGRGWAEANPLALTLLVLLPFVLWAARAQRAVGLDDDTTTALGTRLGHVRLGLVLLGVVLASVATGAAGPVDFVALLAPQTARRLTRTAQLPLLCSALLGALIVVLADLLARRLFSPTELPVGVLTAAVGAPCLIWLIVRSRTVRPGGTP
- a CDS encoding ABC transporter ATP-binding protein — translated: MTAARLTARELTLAYEDRTVVENLDLTVPDGKVTVIVGPNACGKSTTLRALGRLLKPRSGAVLLDGASLATLPTKKIAQQIGLLPQTPVAPEAITVADLVARGRQPHQRWWQQWSDADEKAVTEAMERTDVVPLAERPVDELSGGQRQRVWIAMALAQDTGLLLLDEPTTYLDISHQVEVLDLVRQLNHERGRTVVVVLHDLNQAARYADHLVAMKDGEVVAEGAPGKTVTEELVREVFGLECVVVPDPVTGSPLVVPGAPWTATAALPSHPA